Proteins co-encoded in one Symmachiella macrocystis genomic window:
- a CDS encoding helix-turn-helix domain-containing protein has protein sequence MAANVADLCQQLELTVADLTARTELEESRVLAIVMGRWTPSPTERKKIADVFNLTPDDIAWGHKTPIQHIYGHGPG, from the coding sequence ATGGCCGCCAACGTCGCCGACCTCTGCCAACAACTTGAACTCACCGTCGCCGATTTGACCGCGCGCACCGAATTAGAGGAGTCGCGGGTCTTGGCGATTGTCATGGGACGCTGGACCCCCAGCCCAACGGAACGGAAAAAAATCGCCGACGTGTTCAACCTCACACCCGATGACATCGCTTGGGGGCACAAAACGCCGATCCAACATATTTATGGGCATGGTCCGGGGTAG
- a CDS encoding Gfo/Idh/MocA family protein, with translation MTVGWGIVGCSDIVRRRAADAILAQPDSHIAAFYSHSAALADELATRYGGRGYTNLDALLADEDVKIVYVASPVERHAPETIAAAKAGKHVLVEKPMALTAAQCDAMIAAAQANNIYCAVAYYARWLPKVREMKRLLNEQTLGTVVRAHVAQLSEFNPAADDPKIWRVRGRAGGGALADVGSHRLDLLHYLLGPPAAVWAACDTTTHLDWQSPDTETVFVRYASGTHLTLVCNWNTPHGLPAWELHGTQGSIVSDPWNAEPLAIMGRDDIPLLESTYPDNAHFDVVNDFARAVIENRPPEFPAEDGAWATRIIDAAQTASQTGRVVELA, from the coding sequence ATGACTGTGGGTTGGGGAATTGTGGGGTGCAGTGACATTGTTCGTCGACGTGCCGCGGATGCGATTCTCGCACAACCCGATAGTCATATCGCCGCGTTTTATTCACATAGTGCTGCACTGGCCGACGAACTTGCCACACGTTACGGCGGACGCGGTTATACGAATCTCGACGCGCTCTTGGCCGACGAGGATGTGAAGATCGTTTATGTGGCTTCGCCGGTGGAGCGGCATGCCCCCGAAACAATTGCCGCTGCCAAAGCGGGCAAGCATGTGCTGGTTGAAAAACCAATGGCGCTCACCGCCGCCCAATGTGATGCGATGATCGCCGCCGCCCAAGCGAACAACATCTATTGTGCGGTCGCCTACTACGCCCGCTGGTTGCCCAAGGTGCGGGAGATGAAACGATTGCTCAACGAGCAGACTCTCGGAACAGTCGTTCGCGCGCACGTGGCGCAGTTGAGCGAATTCAACCCCGCGGCCGATGATCCTAAAATTTGGCGTGTGCGGGGCAGGGCGGGGGGTGGGGCGCTGGCCGATGTCGGCAGCCATCGCTTGGATCTATTGCACTATTTGCTCGGCCCACCTGCGGCTGTTTGGGCGGCCTGCGATACGACGACACACCTCGATTGGCAATCCCCCGACACCGAAACCGTCTTCGTCCGCTACGCATCGGGCACACATCTCACACTTGTCTGCAACTGGAACACGCCGCACGGTCTGCCTGCCTGGGAATTGCATGGCACGCAAGGCAGCATTGTGAGCGATCCTTGGAATGCGGAGCCGCTGGCCATTATGGGCCGCGATGACATACCGCTGCTTGAATCGACCTATCCCGACAACGCGCACTTCGACGTGGTCAATGATTTCGCCCGCGCGGTCATCGAGAATCGTCCCCCGGAGTTTCCAGCGGAAGATGGGGCATGGGCGACGCGGATTATTGATGCCGCACAGACAGCGTCACAGACGGGGCGTGTGGTGGAATTAGCATGA
- a CDS encoding sugar phosphate isomerase/epimerase family protein, with the protein MSQSTTRRQFLAVSASVTSAMGIAHLTGLKLNAADKKPLYEISLAQWSLHKMLFDGKLDNLDFAKTTKEKFGINAVEYVNQFFKDKAKDMAYLGEMKKRASDLGVANVLIMIDGEGNLGDPDEAARIKAVENHYKWVDAAKFLGCHSIRVNARSDHKLSYGEQMVLAADGLRRLSEFGAKKKIGIIVENHGGLSSDGAWLAGVMKTVDNPNCGTLPDFGNFRIGDDNMYDRYQGVAELMPYAKAVSAKSHDFDADGNEIHTDYLRMMQIVLDAGYHGYVGIEYEGSKLSEPEGIMATKKLLERVRSELA; encoded by the coding sequence ATGTCACAGTCCACTACGCGGCGGCAGTTTTTGGCCGTTTCCGCTTCCGTTACTTCTGCTATGGGGATCGCACACTTGACCGGTTTGAAACTTAACGCCGCAGACAAAAAACCGCTTTACGAAATCTCATTGGCACAGTGGTCGCTCCACAAGATGCTGTTCGACGGAAAACTCGACAATCTCGATTTTGCCAAAACGACCAAAGAGAAATTCGGCATCAATGCCGTCGAATACGTGAATCAATTCTTTAAGGATAAGGCCAAGGACATGGCCTATCTGGGAGAGATGAAAAAGCGTGCGAGCGACTTGGGTGTGGCGAATGTGTTAATCATGATCGACGGCGAAGGCAACTTGGGCGATCCCGACGAAGCGGCGCGGATTAAGGCTGTGGAGAATCATTACAAATGGGTCGATGCGGCCAAGTTTCTCGGCTGCCATTCAATACGTGTCAACGCTCGCAGCGACCACAAATTGTCCTATGGCGAACAAATGGTTTTAGCAGCTGATGGCTTGCGACGGTTGTCGGAATTCGGCGCGAAGAAAAAGATCGGCATCATTGTCGAAAACCACGGTGGGTTGTCATCCGATGGTGCTTGGTTGGCGGGCGTGATGAAGACGGTCGACAATCCGAATTGCGGCACGCTGCCCGACTTCGGCAATTTCCGTATCGGCGACGACAACATGTACGACCGGTACCAGGGCGTCGCGGAGTTGATGCCCTATGCCAAGGCGGTCAGCGCCAAGTCGCACGATTTCGACGCAGATGGAAATGAGATTCACACTGACTACCTTCGCATGATGCAGATCGTGCTGGACGCCGGTTATCATGGATACGTCGGCATCGAGTATGAAGGCAGCAAACTGAGCGAGCCGGAAGGGATCATGGCGACCAAGAAGTTATTGGAACGTGTCCGCAGCGAACTTGCATGA
- a CDS encoding SDR family NAD(P)-dependent oxidoreductase — protein sequence MSEKCFDGATALVTGGSRGIGRACCVRLGQAGANVVVNYRSRKEDAEETARLVEAAGGQAQILAADVSDETAVDGMVSEIEQRFGPVELLVNNAGIFELLPHEQTTAAHWRLTMDVNLTGLYLVTWAVKDRMIERGYGRIVNVASIAGIRGRPMAIAYSVSKAGVIEFTKSAGEALVKYGIRMNAVAPGLVGTEILDGVDETLLDNMVAGTPISRMGQPREIADAVFYLLSDQSSFINGQTIVADGGRVMLP from the coding sequence ATGAGCGAAAAATGTTTTGATGGGGCGACGGCCTTGGTGACCGGTGGGTCGCGGGGGATTGGGCGGGCTTGTTGTGTCCGCTTGGGGCAGGCGGGTGCGAATGTGGTTGTGAATTACCGTTCTCGCAAAGAGGACGCCGAAGAAACGGCGCGGCTGGTCGAAGCAGCCGGTGGACAGGCGCAGATTTTGGCGGCGGATGTTTCGGATGAAACCGCTGTGGACGGTATGGTCTCCGAAATTGAACAGCGGTTCGGGCCGGTGGAGTTATTGGTGAATAACGCCGGCATTTTTGAGCTATTGCCGCACGAACAAACGACAGCTGCGCATTGGCGACTCACGATGGACGTGAATCTCACCGGGCTGTACCTCGTGACCTGGGCTGTGAAGGATCGCATGATCGAGCGGGGTTACGGGCGTATTGTCAACGTAGCCTCGATTGCTGGAATCCGTGGACGACCGATGGCGATCGCCTATTCCGTGAGCAAAGCGGGCGTAATTGAATTCACGAAGAGCGCCGGCGAAGCGTTGGTGAAATACGGAATCCGTATGAATGCGGTTGCTCCCGGTTTGGTCGGCACCGAGATTTTGGACGGTGTCGACGAAACGCTGCTGGACAATATGGTTGCCGGCACCCCGATATCCCGCATGGGGCAGCCCCGGGAAATTGCTGACGCTGTATTTTATCTGCTGTCGGACCAGTCAAGTTTTATCAACGGACAGACGATCGTTGCCGACGGTGGACGGGTGATGTTGCCGTGA
- a CDS encoding helix-turn-helix domain-containing protein translates to MSQPSTRTIDLFFEETGLGIDDVAAKSGLSPQRVEAIALGRWTPSPAEREKIAAAFGIDVVRISWGHTMDPRNVRYRRYGLKEDF, encoded by the coding sequence GTGAGCCAACCCTCTACAAGAACTATCGATTTGTTTTTTGAGGAGACCGGTCTGGGCATTGACGATGTCGCTGCAAAATCGGGACTGTCTCCCCAGCGCGTCGAGGCGATCGCCCTGGGACGGTGGACTCCCTCTCCCGCGGAACGTGAAAAAATCGCCGCCGCTTTCGGTATTGATGTTGTGAGGATCAGTTGGGGGCACACAATGGATCCCCGCAACGTCCGCTACCGCCGTTACGGATTGAAGGAGGACTTTTAG
- a CDS encoding SMP-30/gluconolactonase/LRE family protein, translated as MNDTLRWMVFTVGLVGICSFAHGADELPAPADVTTEKVLVVPKYCEGVVFDHQGYGYISWGDTITQFTPDGEHRDWAKTGAPNGHKVLADGTHLVCDASQHAMLHLDANGKILGAVSWQCEGKPLRGPNDLSLDPHGGFYFTDPGGSSDTNPIGTVHYVDTAGKTHLIDEGLAFPNGIVLRPGGKILLVAESKKNRILEYEVLGQGKVGKRRVFADLPAKDEAAGQVDNQPDGMCLDAAGNLYVAHYGMKQVQVLDPTGKLIARYDGGNLTTSNVAFGGAESNTLYITGGLGPEAGGGGLFRIPLGVKGLVILPPKAGE; from the coding sequence ATGAACGACACCCTACGCTGGATGGTTTTCACGGTTGGTCTCGTAGGTATTTGCAGTTTTGCGCACGGCGCCGACGAATTACCAGCGCCTGCGGACGTCACCACCGAGAAGGTGTTGGTTGTTCCCAAGTACTGCGAAGGTGTAGTGTTTGACCACCAGGGGTACGGTTACATTTCCTGGGGCGACACAATCACGCAATTTACGCCCGACGGCGAACATCGGGATTGGGCGAAGACCGGTGCACCCAACGGGCACAAGGTATTGGCCGATGGAACGCACTTGGTGTGCGACGCTTCTCAGCATGCGATGTTGCATTTGGATGCCAACGGCAAAATTCTTGGAGCGGTATCCTGGCAGTGCGAGGGCAAACCGCTTCGCGGGCCGAATGACCTCTCACTCGATCCGCACGGTGGGTTTTATTTCACCGATCCGGGAGGTTCGAGCGACACCAATCCGATCGGCACCGTGCACTATGTCGATACAGCTGGAAAGACGCATTTGATCGACGAGGGTTTGGCATTCCCCAACGGCATTGTCTTGCGGCCGGGTGGAAAGATTTTGCTGGTGGCGGAGAGTAAAAAGAACCGTATTTTGGAATATGAAGTCCTGGGGCAAGGCAAGGTGGGCAAGCGTCGTGTGTTCGCCGATTTGCCAGCTAAGGATGAAGCGGCAGGGCAGGTCGATAATCAGCCCGACGGGATGTGCCTCGATGCGGCCGGCAATTTATACGTCGCGCACTACGGCATGAAACAGGTCCAAGTATTGGATCCTACCGGAAAACTGATCGCTCGTTACGACGGCGGAAACCTCACGACCAGCAACGTGGCCTTCGGCGGCGCTGAATCCAATACGCTTTACATCACCGGCGGACTCGGCCCGGAAGCCGGAGGCGGCGGCTTGTTTCGTATCCCCTTGGGAGTCAAAGGGTTGGTGATTTTACCCCCCAAGGCGGGAGAATAG
- a CDS encoding alpha/beta hydrolase: MRWTCIVASVLVLAMAGSAAAQRDRKKQAYPPTLDGATVEVYKTVGDVALNMYEYFPEGHKPTDRRPAIVFFFGGGWRGGSPKQFEKQCQYLASRGMVAMAADYRVLSRQKVKADRCVADAKSAVRWIRENAERLGVDPERIVASGGSAGGHIAACTGTITELDEQHEDVAVSSQPNAMILFNPAVVLAPVNGEFPVRNSEQLPKRTGVEPKRISPYHHIRTGVPPTLILHGEADDTVKFQTVQWFTDAMQEAGNRCELASYAEAGHGFFNYGRKGNRYFSETMHRVDQFLQSLKYLQGEATIEEFVSGLNGSGKSK, from the coding sequence ATGCGTTGGACGTGTATTGTTGCAAGTGTTTTAGTGTTGGCGATGGCCGGTTCTGCGGCTGCACAACGAGACCGCAAGAAACAGGCCTACCCACCCACCCTCGACGGTGCGACTGTTGAAGTCTACAAGACGGTCGGCGATGTGGCGTTGAACATGTACGAGTATTTCCCCGAGGGACACAAACCGACCGACCGGCGGCCGGCGATTGTGTTTTTCTTCGGCGGCGGCTGGCGGGGAGGATCGCCGAAGCAATTTGAAAAGCAATGCCAATACCTCGCCTCGCGGGGCATGGTCGCCATGGCGGCCGATTATCGCGTGCTGTCGCGGCAGAAGGTGAAAGCGGATCGCTGCGTCGCTGATGCGAAATCGGCCGTCCGTTGGATTCGCGAAAACGCCGAGCGGTTGGGGGTTGATCCTGAACGGATCGTTGCATCGGGGGGATCGGCCGGCGGGCATATTGCCGCTTGCACCGGCACGATCACCGAATTGGATGAGCAGCACGAAGACGTAGCCGTGAGTTCACAGCCCAATGCGATGATCCTGTTCAATCCCGCCGTCGTCTTGGCACCGGTGAATGGCGAATTCCCTGTGCGGAATTCCGAGCAACTTCCCAAGCGGACCGGCGTGGAGCCAAAACGGATCTCCCCCTATCACCACATACGTACGGGCGTGCCGCCGACATTGATCCTACATGGCGAAGCGGATGACACGGTCAAATTTCAGACGGTGCAGTGGTTTACCGATGCCATGCAGGAGGCTGGCAACCGCTGTGAGTTGGCCAGTTACGCGGAAGCAGGGCATGGGTTTTTCAATTACGGCCGCAAGGGAAACCGCTATTTTTCCGAAACCATGCACCGGGTCGATCAGTTTCTGCAGTCGCTAAAATACTTACAGGGAGAGGCTACGATTGAGGAGTTCGTATCCGGATTAAACGGTTCGGGTAAATCAAAGTAA